A single Eleginops maclovinus isolate JMC-PN-2008 ecotype Puerto Natales chromosome 5, JC_Emac_rtc_rv5, whole genome shotgun sequence DNA region contains:
- the c5h19orf67 gene encoding UPF0575 protein C19orf67 homolog, whose product MGDVEVQVQVQVTIDSPTGEHASGGLQEDTSGEKESDCTESPESTGQGEDQDLLCWLPVALAPPCGEHTDCICAEVKWMERSLQALELQLQFFLSKADDLHDCLVNRQGQLGTEALAAAVPSFLYTCQPFFNNLESTITMSQHTPVHFEIYTRLLDFSQQLCDRLEQLVLTYASNNLLCLEESEPNSVSHFYIGQSQVGLLNVSTFRYCRPTPYLAQVDTGLYKRMRWNVEGLRNEQQPDEEREKDTEYYFLCYEDIPNPHAEAGGDIQRVSNGDVVRMWSIGQWVQGTPETDDIYNWIICQIPTASYQRLLFLGSTEPSSCSATDYLKQLLLSHQTTE is encoded by the exons GAAGTTCAAGTCCAGGTCCAGGTCACTATAGATTCACCGACAGGCGAACATGCGTCTGGCGGCCTGCAGGAGGACACGAGCGGCGAGAAGGAGTCAGACTGCACGGAGAGTCCTGAAAGCACTGGACAAGGAG AGGATCAGGACCTACTCTGTTGGTTGCCTGTTGCTCTGGCGCCTCCCTGTGGTGAGCATACCGACTGCATCTGTGCAGAGGTCAAGTGGATGGAGAGAAGCCTCCAGGCCTTAGAGCTACAACTTCAGTTCTTCCTGAGCAAAGCAGATGACTTGCATGACTGCCTCGTCAATCg ACAGGGTCAGCTAGGGACAGAGGCTCTTGCAGCTGCAGTGCCAAGTTTCCTGTACACCTGTCAGCCTTTCTTTAACAACCTGGAATCAACAATCACCATGTCGCAGCACACCCCTGTGCATTTTGAAATATACACgagg ctgTTGGACTTCTCTCAGCAGCTGTGTGACAGGTTGGAACAACTGGTGTTGACCTACGCCAGCAACAATCTCCTCTGTTTGGAGGAGTCTGAGCCTAACAg TGTGTCTCACTTCTACATCGGCCAGAGTCAGGTCGGTCTGCTGAATGTTTCCACGTTTCGCTACTGTAGGCCAACACCATACCTGGCCCAGGTCGACACCGGCCTGTACAAACGCATGCGCTGGAATGTGGAGGGACTGCGAAATGAGCAGCAGCCAGAtgaagagagggaaaaggacaCAGAGTA TTACTTCCTGTGCTACGAGGACATTCCCAACCCACACGCAGAAGCAGGCGGGGACATCCAACGTGTCTCTAATGGTGACGTGGTGAGGATGTGGTCCATCGGTCAGTGGGTTCAGGGGACCCCCGAAACAGACGACATCTACAACTG GATCATATGCCAGATCCCTACAGCCAGTTATCAGAGACTGCTGTTTTTGGGCAGCACTGAGCCTTCGAGCTGCAGTGCTACAGACTACCTGAAGCAGCTGCTGTTGTCCCACCAGACAACAGAGTGA
- the prr36a gene encoding mucin-19, with protein MKPDGDTMETTEPTEAAAVAEPSSSQDDTTEEAPSQPEEDADVAPGTIPKGNGKPVAADPKVKPKGAATKTQPAAKSAGPSGSRLGTSSLRTLNDVKSTAALKKTATTTKVSAAGGVPKRPVGAAASSTVKTLSRASDKKPVGPARTTSIATNGTKPTTANGIPKKRPVAETVARPKTTAPAGRAAVSTASKPSTSTTSKAVGATTKPVTSAVSKSTRPTTGPSTSRPASTTSRPTAAAVKPSTTATARTAASRVNTAPLTGRTTAAQPPRTVAAKKDVSRPPSAAVAKKPTAATTSAAAKKNPRPAATVKLNSAGKLSTTKAEDPKVSQTKSPAKSTPSKKPVAAILSQNKQPFGRSPPASPANKPPNSSTPQAKRGPKPPQAAQPFSAAKKTGVSNTTKAAAAAAAVAVLPETQTDVTESFPQDSALAVSAPEKEETEETPPVLAQNTTPDVEPQEAAPQSPVRTALPPTSNPLMQTESSALPLTSQEQTPAPAEPALPPVACPPDYTEEPVHLPIDQTPSTSKALTAAANAISLKGPPTNLNEEEDEEEREGSQLVSVSEMSGTTQPTEDSRPGSAGPVGGSAWRASGTLLSELDSEEVSGSQQGASELSAPGVLEGTESMDDLGEGSLKGAIDMEGASAGSPDFEKVPDIPANDFDEDDDFDDDRVCDMDVGSERADDPQRLRHDNDANDEEEEDEDVEMASEGVTESGLESYGNADEDDFAEDERLDNLNRVAEPPPPPPQLPSAPAAQWEQPNPFVDPWANPEHQQLLVSQEAGAAAAGPSADPWRADPVTPTQASEQAWLELDSAPLAPENQEAPHQSSVRDETQNLAPMQNLAPALLSTQAMSLSSTLSSETSTPEELCGMTQDVQAAPLSPQPELDREEAEAETLPADEVLGGPATAPTSNPSSTSVTEDEASDTEGEAQLDDSLEMPKVCHITFDSQSPAQRCLSTVEEGEEADMEAIRAGEDTTPPSATSLASYGFDTMTTASNSNAQSTGESCVRSPGIFSLEELSEEAKEPCLIPPQLGLAEYIECGKQESDSAEPAENLCGGVPGPEEAPDPSSTQSTLQQAEEDVQPAYYSAICEKTENSFAGYTALPQPHRRDHSAYPRTYCDLVKPLVAAPSPKLTCADLPPRNLGQKALSPQLRRLEQHQRQLLEMQHRRDQQSRPLEEAEQERKTREEEEARKKKDEAEEEIKRNKEELEIKIQEQAEVAKKKEEEELKQRRDLELQLQQQQQELKERQQIMQWQQELQQANKEQAELLLSSSVLCTIYEARENSDEEEGEEELKEGNEPKEETPNEDMNDSERASEERGDSSPSTESPPPLRDSPQMSSDPSQDGDSSSPFPPESPERPQPLELDWKKKVDIVQQLINQTLLLNRDGCSSLLLLPGGAGGTLSPLESSLWPSLLPPLTPPSATVTSVSCFSPEATGSSPQGEWTVVELETHH; from the exons ATGAAACCGGATGGGGATACCATGGAGACCACGGAGCCcactgaagctgcagcagtAGCAGAGCCCTCCTCATCGCAGGACGACACAACCGAGGAAGCCCCATCGCAACCAGAGGAAGACGCTGATGTAGCCCCTGGGACCATTCCAAAAGGCAATGGCAAGCCAGTGGCAGCAGACCCCAAAGTCAAACCAAAAGGTGCTGCAACTAAAACACAGCCGGCAGCCAAATCTGCAGGACCCTCTGGATCAAGGCTGGGGACTTCCTCGCTCCGCACTTTGAACGATGTCAAATCCACAGCTGCGCTCAAGAAAACAGCAACTACAACAAAAGTGTCCGCAGCGGGGGGCGTACCTAAACGACCTGTTGGTGCAGCAGCTTCCTCCACGGTCAAGACCCTATCCAGAGCGTCGGACAAGAAGCCTGTTGGACCTGCTAGGACTACCTCCATAGCAACAAATGGTACCAAACCAACAACAGCGAATGGCATTCCGAAGAAGAGACCAGTTGCTGAGACTGTAGCGAGACCTAAAACCACAG CTCCTGCCGGCAGAGCAGCTGTGTCCACTGCCTCAAAACCAAGCACTTCAACCACGTCCAAAGCTGTTGGTGCAACAACAAAACCAGTCACTTCCGCAGTTTCAAAGAGCACAAG GCCTACTACAGGTCCCTCAACGTCTCGACCTGCTTCCACCACGTCCAGGcccacagcagctgcagtcaAGCCCTCCACCACTGCAACTGCCAGAACCGCTGCCTCTAGAGTCAACACAGCACCCCTTACTGGCAGGACCACTGCAGCACAGCCTCCCAGAACTGTAGCAGCTAAGAAAG ATGTCAGTCGTCCGCCTTCTGCTGCAGTCGCAAAGAAACCTACAGCAGCTACGACATCCGCTGCTGCCAAGAAAAATCCTCGACCCGCAGCCACCGTAAAGCTCAACTCTGCTGGCAAATTGTCAACAACCAAGGCAGAAGACCCCAAGGTGTCGCAGACCAAATCCCCTGCTAAATCTACTCCCTCCAAGAAACCTGTAGCTGCAATTCTGTCCCAAAACAAACAGCCCTTTGGACGATCCCCTCCTGCTTCTCCAGCCAACAAACCTCCAAACAGCAGCACTCCTCAGGCAAAACGAGGACCAAAACCCCCTCAGGCTGCCCAACCTTTCAGTGCCGCAAAGAAGACCGGTGTTTCCAATACTaccaaagcagcagcagcagcagcagcagtagctgTACTTCcggaaacacaaacagatgttaCAGAGTCTTTCCCACAAGATTCAGCCCTTGCTGTCTCTGCACCAGAgaaggaggagacggaggagacTCCCCCTGTCTTGGCCCAGAATACCACACCGGATGTGGAGCCACAGGAAGCTGCTCCTCAAAGCCCTGTAAGGACAGCCTTACCACCAACATCCAACCCTCTGATGCAGACTGAGAGCAGTGCTTTACCCCTCACATCACAGGAACAGACCCCTGCCCCTGCTGAGCCTGCATTACCACCAGTGGCCTGTCCCCCAGATTACACAGAGGAGCCTGTTCACCTGCCAATCGACCAAACCCCCTCCACCTCTAAAGccctcacagcagcagcaaatgCCATCTCTCTGAAAGGTCCTCCCACCAATctaaatgaggaggaggatgaggaggagagggaggggagccAGCTGGTTTCTGTGTCCGAAATGAGTGGGACCACGCAGCCCACCGAGGATTCTCGTCCCGGCTCGGCAGGTCCTGTCGGAGGGTCTGCCTGGAGGGCCAGCGGCACCTTGCTTTCCGAGCTAGACTCTGAGGAGGTGAGCGGCAGCCAGCAGGGAGCCTCTGAGCTGAGCGCCCCCGGGGTCCTTGAGGGCACCGAGAGCATGGACGACCTGGGGGAGGGCAGTCTGAAAGGAGCCATCGACATGGAAGGAGCCTCAGCGGGGTCCCCTGACTTTGAGAAGGTTCCTGACATCCCAGCTAACGACTTCGATGAGGACGATGACTTTGACGACGACCGGGTGTGTGACATGGATGTGGGCTCGGAGCGGGCCGACGACCCGCAGAGGCTCCGGCATGATAATGACGCgaatgatgaagaggaggaggatgaagatgtGGAAATGGCAAGTGAGGGCGTGACAGAGAGTGGGCTGGAAAGCTACGGGAATGCGGATGAAGATGACTTCGCCGAAGATGAAAGGCTGGACAACCTGAACAGAGTGGCCGAGCCcccgcctccccctcctcagcTCCCCTCTGCCCCTGCTGCTCAGTGGGAACAACCAAACCCCTTTGTTGATCCCTGGGCCAACCCTGAGCATCAGCAGCTTCTTGTTTCCCAGGAAGCAGGAGCGGCAGCAGCAGGCCCCTCAGCTGACCCCTGGCGCGCAGACCCTGTGACCCCGACTCAGGCCTCAGAACAAGCTTGGCTGGAACTCGACTCTGCTCCTTTGGCTCCTGAAAACCAAGAAGCTCCCCATCAGTCCTCCGTCAGAGATGAGACTCAGAATTTAGCTCCGATGCAGAACCTGGCCCCGGCTCTCCTTTCTACACAGGCGATGTCTCTGTCGAGCACCCTGAGCAGTGAGACCAGCACTCCCGAGGAGCTCTGCGGGATGACTCAGGATGTGCAAGCAGCGCCGCTGTCCCCGCAGCCTGAGCTGGACCGCGAGGAAGCCGAGGCCGAGACGCTGCCCGCTGATGAAGTGCTGGGAGGCCCTGCAACCGCCCCGACCTCCaacccctcctccacctccgtAACAGAAGACGAGGCCAGCGACACAGAGGGGGAGGCTCAGTTGGATGATTCCTTGGAGATGCCGAAGGTCTGCCACATCACCTTCGACAGCCAATCTCCAGCCCAGCGCTGCCTCTCCACCGTGGAAGAGGGAGAAGAGGCTGACATGGAGGCCATCCGTGCAGGAGAAGACACCACCCCACCGTCCGCTACATCGTTAGCGTCATACGGCTTCGACACCATGACCACGGCTTCTAACTCCAATGCCCAGTCCACGGGGGAGAGCTGCGTCAGGAGCCCCGGCATCTTCTCCCTGGAGGAGCTGTCCGAGGAGGCCAAGGAGCCATGTCTGATCCCACCACAGCTGGGCCTCGCAGAGTACATCGAGTGTGGGAAGCAGGAATCAGATTCTGCTGAGCCCGCTGAGAACCTCTGCGGTGGCGTGCCGGGGCCCGAGGAAGCCCCGGATCCTTCGTCCACCCAGAGCACTTTGCAGCAAGCCGAAGAAGACGTCCAGCCTGCCTACTATTCTGCTATCTGTGAAAAGACTGAGAACTCTTTTGCAG gcTACACTGCACTGCCGCAGCCACACCGCCGCGATCACTCGGCTTATCCCAGGACCTACTGCGACCTCGTCAAACCTCTGGTGGCCGCCCCCTCGCCAAAACTGACCTGCGCGGACCTCCCTCCCAGGAACCTGGGCCAGAAGGCGCTGAGCCCCCAGCTCCGCAGGCTGGAGCAACACCAGAGGCAGCTGCTGGAGATGCAGCACCGCCGGGACCAGCAGAGCAGGCCGCTGGAAGAGGcggagcaggagaggaagaccagggaggaggaagaggccaggaagaagaaggatgaagCCGAAGAAGAGATCAAGAGAAATAAGGAGGAGCTGGAGATTAAGATACAAGAGCAGGCGGAGGTGgcgaagaagaaagaggaagaggagctgaagcagaggagagacctggagctgcagctgcagcagcagcagcaggagctgaaGGAGCGCCAGCAGATCATGCAGTGGCAACAAGAGCTGCAACAGGCTAATAAAGAGCAGGCGGAGCTGCTGCTGTCTTCCTCCGTCCTCTGCACCATCTACGAAGCCCGGGAGaacagtgatgaagaggagggtgaggaagagCTCAAAGAGGGGAACGAGCCCAAAGAAGAGACGCCAAACGAAGACATGAACGACAGTGAGAGGGCGTCGGAGGAACGGGGGGACTCCTCGCCGTCCACAGAGAGCCCTCCTCCTCTACGAGACTCCCCGCAGATGTCCAGCGACCCCTCCCAGGACGGAGACAGCTCATCCCCATTTCCTCCTGAGTCTCCAGAGCGACCTCAGCCCCTGGAGCTGGACTGGAAGAAAAAAGTGGACATAGTGCAGCAGCTGATCAATCAGACCCTGCTGCTGAACAGAGACGGCTGctcctcgctgctgctgctgccagggGGTGCGGGAGGCACGCTGAGCCCCCTGGAGAGCAGCCTGTGGCCCAGCTTGCTGCCCCCACTCACCCCTCCCTCGGCCACAGTCACTTCCGTCAGTTGTTTCTCACCAGAGGCCACTGGGAGCTCCCCTCAGGGAGAGTGGACAGTGGTAGAGCTCGAGACGCATCACTGA